One Erythrobacter sp. SDW2 genomic region harbors:
- the metH gene encoding methionine synthase has translation MTDTVSTARFVNIGERTNITGSAAFKKLIMADDYAAAVEVARQQVENGAQVIDVNMDEGLLDAVHAMTTFLKLIAAEPDIARVPVMIDSSKWEVIEAGLKCVSGKPIVNSISMKEGEEPFLEHARKCMDYGAAVVVMAFDETGQADTRARKVEICQRAYALLTGIGFPPEDIIFDPNIFAVATGIEEHDRYGLDFIEAVQEIKAACPYARTSGGLSNLSFSFRGNETVRRAMHSVFLYHAIPAGLDMAIVNAGQLDIYDDIEPALREATEDVILMRRPDATERLIALAESYKGKDARAEKEAEEWRGWPVERRLEHALVKGIDAHVVDDTEELRAATAGRGGRPIEVIEGPLMDGMNVVGDLFGSGKMFLPQVVKSARVMKKAVAHLIPFIEAEKDLLPEEDRKAKGKIIMATVKGDVHDIGKNIVGVVLQCNGYDVVDLGVMVPWQDILKAANENQADMIGLSGLITPSLDEMVTVAEEMQRAGMTMPLLIGGATTSKVHTALRIDPAYEGPVIHVLDASRAVGVASRLLSDTQRDEFVETTAADYQHVRDVREGKGQSELFTLDEARANFYDAYLSDKAAPPEQPGVHVFDDWSLADLRECIDWTPFFRAWELHGTYPRILDDEVVGESARSLFADAQAMLDRSVAEKWLTAKGVCGFWPCARDGDDVTIHLPEQEEHVVLPFLRQQVKKSRDRANFCLADFIDPAGDWIGGFAVGIHGIEPHIARFQADKDDYSDILLKALADRFAEAFAERLHQHVRTTLWGYAPGEQLTNEALIKEQYRGIRPAPGYPACPDHSLKPILFDLLDAPKNAGLTLTESFAMWPTSAVSGFYFAHPESQYFGVARIGRDQLEDYANRRGVSVEQAERWLRPNLD, from the coding sequence ATGACCGACACAGTTTCGACCGCCCGCTTCGTCAATATCGGCGAGCGCACCAACATCACCGGATCAGCGGCGTTCAAGAAGCTGATCATGGCGGACGACTATGCCGCCGCCGTGGAAGTCGCGCGGCAGCAGGTCGAGAACGGCGCGCAGGTGATCGACGTCAACATGGACGAGGGCCTGCTCGATGCGGTCCACGCCATGACGACCTTCCTCAAGCTGATCGCTGCCGAACCTGACATCGCCCGGGTGCCGGTGATGATCGACAGCTCCAAATGGGAGGTGATCGAGGCGGGCCTGAAATGTGTTTCGGGCAAGCCGATCGTCAATTCGATCAGCATGAAGGAAGGCGAGGAGCCGTTCCTCGAACATGCCCGCAAGTGCATGGACTATGGCGCGGCGGTGGTCGTGATGGCCTTCGACGAAACGGGCCAAGCCGATACCAGAGCGCGCAAGGTCGAGATCTGCCAGCGTGCCTATGCGCTGCTGACCGGCATCGGCTTCCCGCCTGAGGACATAATCTTCGATCCCAATATCTTCGCTGTCGCGACGGGGATCGAGGAGCACGACCGCTATGGCCTCGATTTCATCGAAGCGGTGCAGGAGATCAAGGCCGCGTGCCCCTATGCGCGCACCAGCGGTGGACTCTCCAACCTCAGCTTCAGCTTCCGCGGCAACGAGACCGTGCGCCGGGCGATGCATTCGGTGTTTCTCTATCACGCCATCCCCGCCGGGCTCGACATGGCCATCGTCAATGCGGGCCAGCTCGATATCTACGACGATATCGAACCGGCGCTGCGCGAGGCGACAGAGGACGTGATCCTGATGCGCCGCCCGGACGCTACCGAGCGGCTGATCGCATTGGCCGAAAGCTACAAGGGCAAGGACGCCAGGGCCGAGAAGGAGGCCGAGGAATGGCGCGGCTGGCCGGTCGAGCGGCGGCTGGAACATGCGCTGGTCAAGGGCATCGACGCGCATGTCGTCGACGATACGGAGGAACTGCGCGCTGCAACGGCCGGGCGCGGTGGTCGCCCGATCGAGGTCATCGAAGGCCCGCTGATGGACGGCATGAACGTTGTCGGCGACCTGTTCGGCAGCGGCAAGATGTTCCTGCCGCAAGTGGTCAAATCTGCCCGGGTGATGAAGAAGGCGGTCGCCCATCTCATCCCCTTCATCGAGGCGGAGAAAGACCTGCTGCCCGAGGAGGACCGCAAGGCCAAGGGCAAGATCATCATGGCCACCGTGAAGGGCGACGTCCACGATATCGGCAAGAACATCGTCGGCGTGGTGCTGCAGTGCAACGGCTACGACGTCGTCGATCTGGGCGTGATGGTTCCCTGGCAGGACATCCTCAAGGCCGCGAACGAGAACCAGGCCGACATGATCGGGCTGTCGGGCCTTATCACCCCCTCGCTCGACGAGATGGTCACGGTGGCCGAGGAAATGCAGCGCGCGGGGATGACCATGCCGCTGCTGATCGGCGGGGCCACCACCAGCAAGGTCCACACCGCGCTGCGGATCGATCCCGCCTACGAAGGCCCGGTGATCCATGTGCTCGACGCCAGCCGCGCGGTCGGCGTCGCCAGCCGCTTGCTGAGCGACACCCAGCGCGACGAATTCGTCGAAACCACCGCCGCCGACTACCAGCATGTCCGCGACGTGCGCGAAGGCAAGGGGCAGAGCGAGCTGTTCACGCTCGACGAAGCGCGGGCCAATTTCTACGACGCCTATCTGAGCGACAAGGCCGCCCCGCCGGAGCAACCCGGCGTGCATGTGTTCGACGACTGGTCATTGGCAGACCTGCGCGAATGCATCGACTGGACCCCGTTCTTCCGCGCCTGGGAACTGCACGGCACCTATCCGCGCATCCTCGACGACGAGGTGGTGGGCGAAAGCGCGCGCAGCCTGTTTGCCGATGCGCAGGCGATGCTTGACCGGAGCGTCGCGGAGAAGTGGCTCACTGCCAAGGGCGTGTGCGGCTTCTGGCCCTGCGCGCGGGACGGCGACGATGTCACGATCCACCTGCCCGAGCAGGAGGAGCACGTGGTGCTCCCGTTCCTGCGCCAGCAGGTCAAGAAGAGCCGCGACCGGGCCAATTTCTGCCTCGCCGACTTCATCGATCCGGCGGGTGACTGGATCGGCGGCTTTGCTGTGGGCATCCACGGCATCGAACCGCATATCGCCCGCTTCCAGGCAGACAAGGACGATTACTCGGATATCCTGCTCAAGGCGCTGGCCGACCGTTTTGCCGAAGCCTTTGCCGAGCGGCTGCACCAGCATGTCCGCACCACGCTGTGGGGCTATGCCCCGGGCGAGCAGCTGACCAATGAAGCGCTGATCAAGGAGCAGTATCGCGGTATCCGCCCTGCGCCGGGCTATCCGGCCTGCCCCGATCACAGCCTCAAGCCGATCCTGTTCGACCTGCTCGATGCGCCGAAAAACGCCGGGCTGACGCTGACCGAAAGCTTCGCCATGTGGCCGACATCGGCCGTCAGCGGGTTCTATTTCGCGCACCCTGAGAGCCAGTATTTCGGCGTCGCCCGCATCGGCCGAGACCAGCTCGAGGACTATGCCAATCGGCGCGGTGTCAGCGTGGAACAGGCCGAACGCTGGCTGCGGCCCAATCTCGACTAG
- a CDS encoding homocysteine S-methyltransferase family protein, which yields MTPRQKLQAEAAKRVLVFDGAFGTQIQNRKLSEEDYAGDLGLKSDQKGNNDILALTRPDVIEDITRAYLDAGSDVVSTNTFSANRISQADYAAEGLVGDINRASARIARELADQYEKLDGRLRFVAGAIGPTNKTLSLSPDVEDPGFREIDFDGLADVYHEQAAALVEGGVDFILIETIFDTLNAKAGIFAVKRLERELGREVPLMLSMTLTDLSGRNLSGHTVEAFWNAVRHAQPVTIGLNCSFGAEQLRPHVQLLSRIADTLILAYPNAGLPNELGEYDEAPETTAGLVRQWAENEQVNILGGCCGSTPDHIARIANAVKDLSPRRVPRVARDMRLAGLEPFTIAA from the coding sequence ATGACCCCGCGCCAAAAATTGCAGGCCGAAGCCGCCAAGCGCGTGCTGGTGTTCGATGGCGCGTTCGGTACGCAGATCCAGAATCGCAAGTTGTCGGAAGAGGACTATGCCGGCGATCTAGGCCTCAAGTCCGACCAGAAGGGCAACAACGACATCCTCGCGCTGACGCGGCCCGATGTGATCGAGGACATCACCCGTGCCTATCTCGATGCCGGATCGGACGTGGTTTCGACCAACACCTTCTCCGCCAACCGCATCAGCCAGGCCGATTATGCGGCTGAAGGGCTGGTGGGCGACATCAACCGCGCCTCGGCCCGCATCGCACGCGAGCTGGCCGACCAATACGAGAAGCTCGACGGCAGGCTCCGCTTCGTCGCGGGCGCGATCGGGCCGACCAACAAGACCCTCTCGCTCAGCCCCGATGTCGAGGATCCCGGTTTCCGCGAGATCGACTTCGACGGGCTGGCCGACGTCTATCACGAACAGGCTGCCGCGCTCGTCGAGGGCGGGGTGGACTTCATCCTGATCGAGACGATCTTCGATACGCTCAACGCCAAGGCCGGCATCTTCGCGGTCAAGCGGCTGGAGCGCGAACTGGGCCGCGAAGTGCCGCTGATGCTGTCGATGACGCTGACCGACCTGTCTGGTCGCAACCTCTCCGGGCACACGGTCGAGGCCTTCTGGAACGCGGTGCGCCATGCGCAGCCCGTGACCATCGGGCTCAATTGCAGCTTCGGCGCGGAGCAGTTGCGCCCGCATGTCCAGCTGCTCTCGCGCATCGCCGATACGCTGATCCTGGCCTATCCCAATGCTGGGCTGCCCAACGAGCTCGGCGAATATGACGAGGCACCCGAGACGACCGCGGGGCTGGTGCGGCAATGGGCGGAGAACGAGCAGGTCAACATCCTCGGCGGCTGCTGCGGTTCCACCCCCGATCACATCGCCCGGATCGCCAATGCGGTGAAGGACCTCAGCCCCCGCCGCGTGCCCAGGGTCGCACGCGACATGCGGCTAGCGGGGCTCGAACCCTTTACGATTGCTGCCTGA
- the metF gene encoding methylenetetrahydrofolate reductase [NAD(P)H] translates to MSPTVQQMREGQLALEAPLFSGLPGDIEVSFEFFPPKTEKMGETLWQSVETLKPLGPRFASVTYGAGGTTRERTHQQVVRIQNEAGIPAAAHLTCVGASREEVDEVASHYWAEGIRHIVALRGDAPDGSGKYTPHPGGYGNAVELIAGLKQVADFEISVAAYPEVHPDSPDAQADIDNLKAKFDAGATRAITQFFFNTRCFFDFRDRAAAAGIKGEIVPGIMPVISFAAVQRMSGLCGTAIPGWMEGLFEGLDERPEARQLVSATIAAELCRRLYAGGVRQFHFYTLNRAELSYAICHMLGMRPKGDAA, encoded by the coding sequence ATGAGCCCGACCGTCCAGCAGATGCGCGAGGGCCAGCTCGCGCTCGAGGCTCCCCTGTTCTCCGGCCTGCCGGGGGATATAGAGGTCAGCTTCGAATTCTTTCCGCCCAAGACCGAGAAGATGGGGGAAACGCTGTGGCAGAGCGTCGAAACGCTCAAGCCCCTCGGGCCGCGCTTCGCCTCGGTCACCTATGGCGCGGGCGGGACCACGCGCGAGCGCACCCACCAGCAGGTCGTGCGGATCCAGAACGAGGCGGGCATTCCGGCGGCGGCGCATCTTACCTGCGTGGGTGCGAGCCGCGAGGAAGTCGATGAAGTCGCGAGCCATTACTGGGCAGAGGGCATTCGGCACATTGTTGCCCTGCGCGGCGATGCGCCTGACGGTTCGGGCAAGTACACTCCGCATCCCGGCGGCTATGGCAATGCGGTGGAACTCATCGCCGGTCTCAAGCAGGTGGCCGATTTCGAGATCTCCGTGGCCGCTTACCCCGAAGTCCACCCGGACAGCCCCGATGCACAGGCCGATATCGACAACCTCAAGGCCAAGTTCGATGCCGGGGCGACGCGGGCGATTACCCAGTTCTTCTTCAACACCCGCTGCTTCTTCGATTTCCGCGACCGCGCTGCGGCGGCCGGGATCAAGGGCGAAATCGTTCCGGGGATCATGCCGGTGATAAGCTTCGCCGCTGTGCAGCGCATGTCGGGCCTGTGCGGAACGGCCATCCCTGGATGGATGGAAGGCCTGTTCGAGGGGCTCGACGAGCGCCCCGAGGCGCGCCAGCTGGTCAGCGCGACCATCGCTGCCGAGCTGTGTCGTCGCCTCTATGCCGGCGGCGTGCGCCAGTTCCACTTCTACACCCTCAACCGGGCCGAGTTAAGCTATGCCATCTGCCACATGCTCGGCATGCGGCCCAAGGGAGATGCCGCATGA